A part of Cannabis sativa cultivar Pink pepper isolate KNU-18-1 chromosome 6, ASM2916894v1, whole genome shotgun sequence genomic DNA contains:
- the LOC115725179 gene encoding putative disease resistance protein At3g14460, which produces MAAALVGGAVLSSFLNVFFERLVHKDVLQLLKGDKLIETLLRQLNTKLLSATALLNDAEEKQLGDTNVRNWLDQLKQVVYEADRVTDKINTQARRLKLKKDELKSTTIKKYFSFNFNNPFKVSVVKSEIEEILNSLKDLLEQSDHLGLKEVDQKFTTLHTPHAPLLDDSQVYGREGDKEAILKLLLCDDDATSPNISVVPIVGMGGIGKTTLAQSVYDNTEVEKHFALKVWVTISDDFDVRKISNSIFYKITGKNNETGELHQLLKDLKDALAGKKFFFVFDDVWNEKYDLWYLLKSSFQSGAKGSKVIVTTRNEDIALKMKTGNVQTYELKTMSDDGCWQLFEEHAFDNVDRNERVLLGQLQEIGRKIVNKCKGVPLAIKSMAGLLRSMRTCEDWRHVLQSDVWKRHDCRDIGIVPALWLSYRFLPPYLKPCLSYLSIFPKDYEFRDVDRKKLILIWMAEGLLQPQEGRTIEDVGEDYLNALIARSFFQRNTRNDSFVMHDLIHDLAVYVSGQSFLSYDSYKKDLHKLSSKTHHLSYGYFFNTKEIDFTKVKNLRSLISLPLRSIPSSSLETVVQEVVLRNGGLRVLSFVGEHIDLITNLKHLRYLDASDNDVKELPASICGLHNLETLLLSKCYKLTQLPDSIGNLKHLRYLDASGSKVKELPASICELHNLETLLLSGCRMLTQLPDSIGNLKYLRYLDVSYTKVKELPDSVCLLYNLETLLLEYCQQLTLLPTKICELINLRHLKIKWSSLKEMPPRISNMKNLQELSDFVLCENDGYRIKELGKLDNLQLHGRLRISGLQHVREVSDVLEVLKNKEYLTELTLEWDGKTNDSIRDREILTALQPHPNLKSLEIVGYEGMKLPEWVVDPVYSNLEVVSLQGQNCCLSLLSFQHLSSLKELDIDLMAIDITNEFCNNCSHNSFPVLEEMRLRRITALDWSSINTNYQNGDIFPCLKIFILHSCSSLNVALPMGNFPSLDMIEIGDCDELVTVFPSTSTDIDVAYPSLRSLLILNCSRLESVSEMGLLPASLERLHIDSCNTVIGSRMQWNLQRFSKLTELTLFNYGGVVDSFPEEGLLPSSLTFLCIKNFDKLTALNTNGFHHLTSLQELSLWKLEKLECLPIGLPQTLTTLCIVDSPLLIPRCKRETGEDWPNIQHIRYIIIDDQLLK; this is translated from the exons ATGGCTGCTGCATTGGTGGGAGGAGCTGTTCTCTCTAGTTTCCTCAATGTCTTCTTTGAGAGGCTTGTTCATAAGGACGTTCTTCAGTTGTTGAAAGGGGACAAACTCATTGAAACACTGCTCAGACAGTTGAATACTAAGTTGTTATCGGCTACTGCACTGCTGAATGATGCCGAGGAGAAACAACTTGGAGACACCAACGTGAGGAATTGGCTCGATCAACTTAAACAAGTGGTGTATGAAGCAGATCGCGTCACGGACAAGATCAATACTCAAGCTCGGCGACTCAAGTTGAAGAAGGATGAACTCAAAAGCACAACAATAAAAAAGTACTTCAGCTTTAATTTCAATAATCCATTTAAAGTAAGTGTTGTGAAATCTGAAATAGAAGAGATCCTTAATAGTCTAAAGGATCTTTTGGAACAATCAGACCACCTTGGTTTGAAAGAAGTTGACCAGAAATTCACAACATTACATACACCTCATGCTCCTTTGCTAGATGATTCACAGGTTTATGGAAGAGAGGGTGATAAAGAGGCTATTCTTAAGTTATTGTTGTGTGATGATGATGCTACTAGCCCAAACATCTCAGTTGTTCCTATAGTTGGGATGGGTGGAATTGGTAAAACTACTCTTGCTCAGAGCGTATATGACAATACCGAAGTCGAGAAACACTTTGCTTTGAAAGTGTGGGTAACTATATCTGATGACTTTGATGTTCGTAAAATAAGTAACAGTATTTTCTACAAGATCACTGGCAAAAATAATGAAACAGGTGAGCTACATCAACTTCTGAAAGACTTGAAGGACGCTTTGGCTggtaagaaatttttttttgtcttcgATGATGTGTGGAATGAGAAATACGACTTGTGGTATCTTTTGAAAAGCTCTTTTCAATCTGGTGCAAAAGGAAGCAAGGTTATTGTGACCACACGTAATGAAGATATCGCATTGAAGATGAAGACGGGAAATGTTCAAACTTATGAGCTTAAAACCATGTCTGATGATGGATGTTGGCAGTTATTTGAAGAGCATGCCTTTGATAATGTTGACCGTAACGAGAGGGTATTGTTGGGGCAGTTGCAAGAGATTGGAAGAAAAATTGTCAACAAGTGCAAGGGCGTTCCTTTAGCTATAAAATCAATGGCTGGTCTTTTACGATCGATGCGAACTTGTGAAGATTGGAGACATGTACTACAAAGTGATGTGTGGAAAAGACATGACTGTCGCGACATTGGAATTGTTCCAGCTTTGTGGTTGAGCTATAGATTTCTACCTCCTTATTTGAAGCCTTGTTTGTCTTATCTATCAATATTTCCCAAAGATTACGAATTTCGTGATGTTGatagaaaaaaactaattttgatATGGATGGCGGAAGGTCTTTTACAACCTCAAGAAGGAAGAACAATTGAAGATGTTGGAGAAGACTACTTGAATGCTTTAATAGCGAGATCATTTTTTCAAAGAAACACGAGAAATGATTCTTTTGTAATGCACGATCTTATTCATGATCTTGCTGTGTATGTATCTGGTCAGAGTTTTTTATCGTATGATAGCTACAAAAAAGACTTGCACAAGCTAAGTAGCAAGACTCATCATCTATCTTACGGTTATTTCTTCAATACAAAAGAAATTGACTTTACTAAAGTGAAGAATTTGCGCAGCCTGATTTCATTACCATTAAGGTCAATTCCTTCTTCATCTCTTGAAACAGTTGTGCAAGAAGTTGTGTTAAGGAATGGAGGACTAAGAGTTCTTTCTTTTGTTGGAGAGCATATTGATTTGATTACAAATTTAAAGCATTTGAGGTACTTGGATGCATCGGACAATGATGTCAAAGAGTTACCTGCTTCTATTTGTGGGTTGCATAATTTGGAAACACTGTTGTTGAGTAAGTGCTATAAGCTCACCCAGTTGCCTGATTCGATTGGAAATCTAAAGCATTTGAGGTACTTGGATGCATCGGGCAGTAAAGTCAAAGAGTTACCTGCTTCTATTTGTGAGTTGCATAATTTGGAAACACTATTGTTGAGTGGGTGTAGAATGCTCACCCAGTTGCCTGATTCGATtggaaatttaaaatatctcaGGTACTTAGATGTATCTTACACAAAAGTCAAAGAGTTACCTGATTCTGTGTGTCTGCTGTATAATTTGGAAACACTCTTGTTGGAATATTGCCAACAACTCACTTTGTTGCCTACCAAAATATGTGAGCTAATCAACCTTCGCCATCTTAAAATCAAATGGTCGTCACTAAAAGAGATGCCGCCGAGGATTTCCAACATGAAAAATCTTCAAGAGTTAAGTGATTTTGTTCTGTGTGAGAATGATGGGTACAGGATCAAAGAGTTGGGTAAGTTGGATAATCTCCAACTCCATGGACGCTTGCGTATTTCAGGGCTTCAGCATGTTAGAGAAGTGAGTGATGTTTTGGAAGTCTTAAAGAACAAAGAGTATCTCACAGAGCTTACATTGGAATGGGATGGTAAAACAAATGATTCTATTAGGGACAGAGAAATACTTACTGCACTCCAACCACATCCAAATTTGAAGAGCCTCGAGATAGTCGGTTATGAAGGTATGAAATTGCCGGAGTGGGTTGTAGATCCAGTGTACTCTAATTTGGAAGTAGTTTCTCTACAAGGTCAAAATTGTTGTTTGTCTTTACTGTCATTTCAGCACCTGAGTTCACTGAAAGAGCTTGATATTGACCTTATGGCAATCGATATAACTAATGAATTTTGTAATAATTGTTCGCATAATTCATTTCCAGTTTTAGAAGAGATGCGTCTCAGAAGGATAACTGCATTAGATTGGTCGTCTATCAATACAAATTATCAAAATGGTGACATTTTCCCCTGTttgaagatatttattttacattCCTGTAGTAGTCTAAATGTGGCATTACCTATGGGTAATTTTCCATCTTTGGATATGATCGAGATTGGTGATTGTGATGAATTGGTGACTGTATTTCCATCCACTAGTACTGATATTGATGTTGCATATCCCTCCCTTAGAAGCTTGCTGATACTGAATTGTTCGAGGTTGGAGTCAGTTTCCGAAATGGGATTACTGCCCGCTTCTTTGGAAAGACTACATATTGATTCCTGCAATACGGTGATAGGAAGTCGTATGCAATGGAATTTGCAGAGATTCTCAAAGTTGACTGAATTAACACTTTTCAATTATGGAGGAGTGGTGGATTCATTTCCTGAGGAAGGGCTGCTCCCATCTAGTTTGACATTTCTTTGCATCAAGAACTTTGATAAGCTTACAGCTCTAAACACCAATGGTTTTCACCACCTCACCTCACTTCAAGAGCTGAGTCTTTGGAAGTTGGAAAAGTTAGAGTGCTTGCCAATAGGACTTCCCCAGACTCTTACTACTTTGTGTATAGTAGATTCTCCTCTGTTAATTCCAAGGTGCAAGAGAGAAACAGGAGAAGATTGGCCCAACATTCAACACATACGTTACATAATCATAGATGATCAG TTACTTAAATGA